Proteins from a single region of Palaemon carinicauda isolate YSFRI2023 chromosome 1, ASM3689809v2, whole genome shotgun sequence:
- the LOC137640960 gene encoding E3 SUMO-protein ligase KIAA1586-like: MTSIKRSKCGAILKNVLYPHFMSDLKNSVGDNAFSLLIDESTDISINKYLGIAIIYHDEIRGQIVSTFLSLTKLEECNASGIVTALKETLHDFGLNIKNLKGLGTDNASVMVGVNNGVYEQMKVEVPNLVLVRCVCHSLQLAVSAAATETLPRNLDYIISETYNWFSRSSLRQAAYQKIHNLINENHDPLKIVQSCQTRWLSIATAVERIHDQWLELKTHFDIVRNKEKCFMAQMLYEMYNDGQNLAFVKFLLPVLKDIQRVNKAFESNESDPTKLLDDLLMVLKSLVNKVVLPTAKVDPLEGNISEFLDPKPYLGYQFEKEIETLKQKGFSEVLEKNTRERCIKFITVLIKEIRQRLPDNVKILQYMSLLSVKNALIVKGSLIPLMELLKVSPTEITVIDNQWKDLTLIKWEVGQTVTFWNEVFKYRDSSNSNPFKELARFAISVLVLPHSNAEVERIFSQMNLVKNKIRNRMQTNMMNAILGIGSGLKRHAKTCFNYEIPPDVLNMIGTKQTYITSTEGTSQAVHEENEGQEEPESFEDHEDMLFFLI; the protein is encoded by the coding sequence ATGACATCGATTAAGAGATCAAAGTGTGGTGCTATCTTAAAGAATGTTTTGTATCCTCATTTTATGAGTGACCTAAAGAATTCAGTTGGTGATAATGCTTTCAGTTTACTGATAGATGAATCAACAGATATTAGCATTAATAAATATCTTGGTATAGCAATAATTTACCATGATGAAATAAGAGGCCAGATAGTGTCTACTTTTCTAAGCTTAACAAAATTGGAAGAATGTAATGCAAGTGGGATTGTGACTGCCTTAAAAGAGACTTTGCATGATTTTGGACTGAATATCAAAAACCTGAAAGGCCTTGGAACAGACAATGCGAGTGTTATGGTAGGTGTGAATAATGGCGTCTATGAACAGATGAAGGTGGAGGTCCCTAATCTCGTTTTGGTACGTTGTGTATGCCACTCTCTACAACTGGCCGTCTCTGCTGCTGCAACAGAGACTCTTCCAAGAAATTTGGACTATATTATTAGTGAAACCTACAACTGGTTTTCCCGATCATCATTGCGTCAGGCAGCCTACCAGAAGATTCATAATCTAATCAATGAAAATCATGATCCATTGAAAATTGTACAATCATGCCAAACCAGATGGCTTTCAATTGCAACTGCTGTAGAGAGAATCCATGATCAGTGGTTAGAACTTAAAACCCACTTTGACATTGTACGtaataaagaaaaatgttttatgGCTCAGATGCTTTATGAAATGTATAATGATGGTCAGAATCTGGCTTTTGTTAAGTTTCTATTACCAGTATTGAAAGATATCCAAAGAGTTAACAAGGCATTTGAGTCAAACGAATCTGATCCAACAAAACTTCTTGATGACCTTTTGATGGTTTTAAAATCCTTAGTGAATAAAGTTGTATTGCCAACTGCAAAAGTTGACCCTTTGGAAGGTAACATTAGCGAGTTTCTAGACCCCAAGCCATACCTTGGTTATCAGTTTGAGAAAGAAATAGAAACCCTGAAACAAAAAGGATTTTCTGAAGTTCTAGAAAAAAATACGAGAGAGCGATGCATCAAGTTCATTACCGTACTGATTAAAGAGATACGTCAGCGGTTACCAGATAATGTAAAAATTCTTCAGTACATGTCGTTGCTATCAGTTAAAAATGCTCTTATTGTTAAAGGTTCTCTGATTCCATTAATGGAGCTATTAAAAGTTTCCCCTACTGAAATTACGGTCATTGATAACCAGTGGAAGGACCTAACTCTAATCAAATGGGAAGTTGGTCAAACTGTTACGTTTTGGAATGAAGTTTTCAAGTATAGAGATTCGTCTAATAGTAACCCATTTAAGGAATTAGCGAGATTTGCAATATCTGTCTTAGTACTACCCCATTCAAATGCAGAGGTTGAAAGAATTTTTAGCCAGATGAATCTtgtgaaaaataagataagaaatagaatGCAGACGAATATGATGAATGCTATTCTTGGGATCGGTTCGGGGCTAAAAAGACATGCAAAAACCTGCTTTAATTATGAAATACCTCCTGATGTTTTGAACATGATTGGAACCAAACAGACATACATCACTTCCACTGAGGGAACATCGCAAGCAGTTCACGAGGAGAATGAGGGACAGGAGGAGCCAGAATCATTCGAGGACCACGAAGATATgctgttttttcttatttaa